In one Penaeus chinensis breed Huanghai No. 1 chromosome 33, ASM1920278v2, whole genome shotgun sequence genomic region, the following are encoded:
- the LOC125042987 gene encoding exosome RNA helicase MTR4-like isoform X2, producing the protein MACFGDDLFDFVDEDNENQNENLPEIGEGNEDENEKAAQELNQLLGKKRSSEDADKQVIKKARAVADASETQMKFTEDMPRIAVHVIETVEACTHEVAVPPGETYIPLQPPSEKPAKLYPFILDPFQKEAILCIDNNQSVLVSAHTSAGKTVVAEYSIAMCLQNKQRVIYTTPIKALSNQKYRDFSDEFTDVGLLTGDVTINPNASCLIMTTEILRSMLYRGSEVTREVGWVIFDEIHYMRDKERGYVWEETLILLPSTVHFVFLSATIPNASQFAQWICYLHHQPCHVVYTDYRPTPLQHYIFPAGGEGIYLAVDELGKFREDNFNTAMAILQDAPEQESGSKGKGAAAKGSSDCFKIVKMIMERNFAPVIIFSFSKKECEAYALQMSKLDFNVADEKQLVNEVFQNAIALLSEEDRELPQVVSVLPLLKRGIGIHHGGLLPIIKETIEILFGEGLIKCLFATETFAMGLNMPARTVLFTSIRKFDGRDFRWLTSGEYIQMSGRAGRRGKDDKGIVIMMVDEKLNTAVVKNLVQGKADPINSAFHLTYNMVLNLLRVEQINPEYILERSFFQFQNYSSIPSLCDRVSEGEDELASMVIERESEVESYYKLQQTIENLLKERHSFITRYTYILPFLQPGRLVRVKNNDDDFGWGVVLSYKKQENKKDPLKPPSVTVDIILRVSEESAAKKVTSDLKPPKPGEKSEPVVMTVMVKVIQDLSAVRLKLPSDLKPMDQRIMVVKMVDEALRRVPENQFLLDPVKNMKIKDEAFLDVMSKLEKFKARLNSHKLHSDPARDGLCEAFAKKMEVRKTLENAETDLKKAKSVLQMDELKCRKRVLRRLGYATSQDVIERKGRVACELSSADELLITEMLFHGLFNDLSAAQTCALLSTFVCDEKSSQLPKLGEELSGPLRQMQDIARRIARVSHECKLEIDEENYVEQFRPFLMDIVYDWCNGASFMELCKKTEIFEGSIIRAMRRLEELLRQMIQASKAIGIDLENKFSEGVKLLKRDIVFAASLYL; encoded by the exons GGCAGCACAAGAACTTAATCAGCTGTTGGGGAAGAAACGTTCATCAGAAGATGCTGATAAACAGGTGATAAAGAAAGCAAGAGCAGTTGCTGATGCATCTGAGACACAAATGAA GTTCACAGAAGATATGCCCAGAATAGCAGTTCACGTCATTGAGACAGTAGAGGCATGTACTCATGAAGTGGCAGTACCCCCTGGTGAGACCTACATTCCACTCCAGCCACCAAGCGAAAAGCCAGCAAAGCTGTATCCATTTATACTAGATCCATTCCAGAAAGAAGCTATACTTTGCATTGACAACAATCAGTCAGTGTTAGTTTCTGCCCACACATCTGCTGGTAAGACTGTGGTAGCAGAATATTCAATAGCCATGTGCTTACAGAACAAACAGAGAGTCATCTATACAACCCCAATCAAGGCCCTGAGTAACCAGAAGTACCGTGACTTCAGCGATGAGTTCACAGATGTCGGCCTTCTGACAGGAGATGTGACCATCAACCCAAATGCTTCCTGCCTCATTATGACCACAGAGATTCTGCGTTCCATGCTTTATAGAGGTTCAGAGGTGACAAGAGAGGTGGGCTGGGTCATATTTGATGAGATCCATTAcatgagagacaaggaaagaggatATGTTTGGGAAGAGACACTCATTCTTCTGCCATCCACAgtgcattttgtatttttgtctgcAACCATCCCTAATGCCAGTCAG tttgcCCAGTGGATTTGTTACCTTCACCACCAGCCTTGCCATGTGGTGTACACTGACTACAGACCAACACCACTTCAACACTACATCTTCccagcaggaggagagggaatctACTTGGCTGTGGATGAGTTGGGCAAATTTAGGGAAGACAACTTTAACACAGCTATGGCCATCCTGCAAGATGCTCCAGAACAG GAATCCGGGTCCAAGGGGAAAGGAGCTGCAGCCAAGGGGAGTTCTGATTGCTTCAAGATCGTCAAGATGATCATGGAGAGAAACTTTGCTCCTGTCATCATCTTCAGTTTCTCCAAGAAGGAGTGTGAGGCTTATGCACTGCAGATGTCGAAGCTGGACTTCAACGTTGCTGACGAGAAGCAGCTGGTGAACGAGGTGTTCCAGAACGCCATTGCTCTCCTCTCAGAAGAAGACCGTGAGCTCCCACAGGTGGTGTCAGTGCTGCCACTACTCAAGAGAGGCATTGGTATCCATCATGGAG GTCTGCTGCCTATCATCAAGGAGACAATAGAGATCTTGTTTGGAGAAGGTTTGATCAAGTGTTTATTTGCAACTGAGACCTTCGCCATGGGACTTAACATGCCTGCCAGGACCGTCCTGTTCACCTCCATTCGCAAGTTTGATGGCAGAGATTTCAGATGG CTGACTTCAGGAGAATACATCCAGATGTCAGGTCGAGCTggtagaagaggaaaggatgatAAAGGTATTGTCATCATGATGGTCGATGAGAAACTGAACACAGCCGTTGTCAAGAACCTAGTGCAG GGAAAAGCAGACCCCATCAACTCTGCTTTCCATCTGACATACAACATGGTGCTGAACCTGCTGCGTGTGGAACAGATCAACCCAGAGTACATCCTGGAGAGATCTTTCTTCCAGTTCCAGAATTATTCCTCCATTCCATCACTGTGTGACC gTGTGAGTGAGGGGGAAGACGAGCTTGCTTCTATGGTCATAGAGAGGGAGTCGGAGGTGGAGAGTTACTACAAGTTGCAGCAGACCATCGAGAACCTCTTGAAGGAAAGACACAGCTTCATAACCAGATACACATACATCTTACCTTTCCTGCAGCCTGGGAGACTTGTCAGA gttaaaaacaatgatgatgactttGGTTGGGGTGTGGTGTTGAGTTACAAgaagcaagaaaacaagaaagatccTTTAAAACCACCCTCAGTAACAGTGGACATCATTTTACGAGTGTCTGAGGAATCGGCAGCAAAAAAG gtgacttcagatCTTAAGCCTCCCAAACCAGGGGAAAAGAGTGAACCAGTGGtcatgacagtgatggtgaaagTCATCCAAGATTTATCCGCTGTAAGACTGAAGCTTCCTAGTGACCTAAAGCCCATGGATCAACGCATCATGGTCGTGAAGATGGTGGAT GAGGCATTGAGACGTGTCCCGGAGAACCAGTTCCTGCTTGACCCAGTGAAGAACATGAAAATTAAGGATGAGGCCTTCCTAGATGTCATGTCCAAGCTGGAAAAGTTCAAAGCCAGATTGAATTCCCACAAACTGCACAGTGATCCTGCGCGAGATGGATTATGCGAGGCGTTTGCGAAAAAGATGGAG GTCAGGAAGACACTCGAGAATGCTGAGACTGACTTGAAGAAAGCAAAGAGTGTATTACAAATGGATGAACTGAAGTGCCGCAAGCGTGTCTTGCGACGTCTTGGTTATGCCACCTCCCAGGATGTCATTGAGAGGAAAGGCAGGGTGGCTTGTGAATTGTCCTCTGCCGATGAACTCCTCATTACTGAAATGCTCTTCCATGGTCTATTCAATGATCTAtcag CTGCTCAGACCTGTGCATTACTAAGTACATTTGTGTGTGATGAGAAGAGTTCACAGCTTCCGAAGTTGGGTGAAGAATTGTCAGGACCACTAAGACAGATGCAAGACATTGCTCGTCGCATTGCCAGAGTCAGCCACGAATGTAAATTAGAg ATTGATGAGGAAAATTATGTAGAGCAGTTCAGACCATTTTTGATGGACATTGTATATGACTGGTGCAATGGTGCATCATTCATGGAACTGTGCAAAAAGACAGAAATCTTTGAAG GAAGCATAATTCGAGCCATGCGTCGTCTTGAGGAGCTGCTCAGACAGATGATCCAGGCCTCTAAAGCCATTGGAATTGACCTTGAAAATAAATTCTCTGAGGGAGTAAAACTTTTGAAGAGAGACATTGTGTTTGCTGCAAGTCTTTACTTGTAA
- the LOC125042987 gene encoding exosome RNA helicase MTR4-like isoform X1, with translation MACFGDDLFDFVDEDNENQNENLPEIGEGNEDENEKAAQELNQLLGKKRSSEDADKQVIKKARAVADASETQMKFTEDMPRIAVHVIETVEACTHEVAVPPGETYIPLQPPSEKPAKLYPFILDPFQKEAILCIDNNQSVLVSAHTSAGKTVVAEYSIAMCLQNKQRVIYTTPIKALSNQKYRDFSDEFTDVGLLTGDVTINPNASCLIMTTEILRSMLYRGSEVTREVGWVIFDEIHYMRDKERGYVWEETLILLPSTVHFVFLSATIPNASQFAQWICYLHHQPCHVVYTDYRPTPLQHYIFPAGGEGIYLAVDELGKFREDNFNTAMAILQDAPEQQESGSKGKGAAAKGSSDCFKIVKMIMERNFAPVIIFSFSKKECEAYALQMSKLDFNVADEKQLVNEVFQNAIALLSEEDRELPQVVSVLPLLKRGIGIHHGGLLPIIKETIEILFGEGLIKCLFATETFAMGLNMPARTVLFTSIRKFDGRDFRWLTSGEYIQMSGRAGRRGKDDKGIVIMMVDEKLNTAVVKNLVQGKADPINSAFHLTYNMVLNLLRVEQINPEYILERSFFQFQNYSSIPSLCDRVSEGEDELASMVIERESEVESYYKLQQTIENLLKERHSFITRYTYILPFLQPGRLVRVKNNDDDFGWGVVLSYKKQENKKDPLKPPSVTVDIILRVSEESAAKKVTSDLKPPKPGEKSEPVVMTVMVKVIQDLSAVRLKLPSDLKPMDQRIMVVKMVDEALRRVPENQFLLDPVKNMKIKDEAFLDVMSKLEKFKARLNSHKLHSDPARDGLCEAFAKKMEVRKTLENAETDLKKAKSVLQMDELKCRKRVLRRLGYATSQDVIERKGRVACELSSADELLITEMLFHGLFNDLSAAQTCALLSTFVCDEKSSQLPKLGEELSGPLRQMQDIARRIARVSHECKLEIDEENYVEQFRPFLMDIVYDWCNGASFMELCKKTEIFEGSIIRAMRRLEELLRQMIQASKAIGIDLENKFSEGVKLLKRDIVFAASLYL, from the exons GGCAGCACAAGAACTTAATCAGCTGTTGGGGAAGAAACGTTCATCAGAAGATGCTGATAAACAGGTGATAAAGAAAGCAAGAGCAGTTGCTGATGCATCTGAGACACAAATGAA GTTCACAGAAGATATGCCCAGAATAGCAGTTCACGTCATTGAGACAGTAGAGGCATGTACTCATGAAGTGGCAGTACCCCCTGGTGAGACCTACATTCCACTCCAGCCACCAAGCGAAAAGCCAGCAAAGCTGTATCCATTTATACTAGATCCATTCCAGAAAGAAGCTATACTTTGCATTGACAACAATCAGTCAGTGTTAGTTTCTGCCCACACATCTGCTGGTAAGACTGTGGTAGCAGAATATTCAATAGCCATGTGCTTACAGAACAAACAGAGAGTCATCTATACAACCCCAATCAAGGCCCTGAGTAACCAGAAGTACCGTGACTTCAGCGATGAGTTCACAGATGTCGGCCTTCTGACAGGAGATGTGACCATCAACCCAAATGCTTCCTGCCTCATTATGACCACAGAGATTCTGCGTTCCATGCTTTATAGAGGTTCAGAGGTGACAAGAGAGGTGGGCTGGGTCATATTTGATGAGATCCATTAcatgagagacaaggaaagaggatATGTTTGGGAAGAGACACTCATTCTTCTGCCATCCACAgtgcattttgtatttttgtctgcAACCATCCCTAATGCCAGTCAG tttgcCCAGTGGATTTGTTACCTTCACCACCAGCCTTGCCATGTGGTGTACACTGACTACAGACCAACACCACTTCAACACTACATCTTCccagcaggaggagagggaatctACTTGGCTGTGGATGAGTTGGGCAAATTTAGGGAAGACAACTTTAACACAGCTATGGCCATCCTGCAAGATGCTCCAGAACAG CAGGAATCCGGGTCCAAGGGGAAAGGAGCTGCAGCCAAGGGGAGTTCTGATTGCTTCAAGATCGTCAAGATGATCATGGAGAGAAACTTTGCTCCTGTCATCATCTTCAGTTTCTCCAAGAAGGAGTGTGAGGCTTATGCACTGCAGATGTCGAAGCTGGACTTCAACGTTGCTGACGAGAAGCAGCTGGTGAACGAGGTGTTCCAGAACGCCATTGCTCTCCTCTCAGAAGAAGACCGTGAGCTCCCACAGGTGGTGTCAGTGCTGCCACTACTCAAGAGAGGCATTGGTATCCATCATGGAG GTCTGCTGCCTATCATCAAGGAGACAATAGAGATCTTGTTTGGAGAAGGTTTGATCAAGTGTTTATTTGCAACTGAGACCTTCGCCATGGGACTTAACATGCCTGCCAGGACCGTCCTGTTCACCTCCATTCGCAAGTTTGATGGCAGAGATTTCAGATGG CTGACTTCAGGAGAATACATCCAGATGTCAGGTCGAGCTggtagaagaggaaaggatgatAAAGGTATTGTCATCATGATGGTCGATGAGAAACTGAACACAGCCGTTGTCAAGAACCTAGTGCAG GGAAAAGCAGACCCCATCAACTCTGCTTTCCATCTGACATACAACATGGTGCTGAACCTGCTGCGTGTGGAACAGATCAACCCAGAGTACATCCTGGAGAGATCTTTCTTCCAGTTCCAGAATTATTCCTCCATTCCATCACTGTGTGACC gTGTGAGTGAGGGGGAAGACGAGCTTGCTTCTATGGTCATAGAGAGGGAGTCGGAGGTGGAGAGTTACTACAAGTTGCAGCAGACCATCGAGAACCTCTTGAAGGAAAGACACAGCTTCATAACCAGATACACATACATCTTACCTTTCCTGCAGCCTGGGAGACTTGTCAGA gttaaaaacaatgatgatgactttGGTTGGGGTGTGGTGTTGAGTTACAAgaagcaagaaaacaagaaagatccTTTAAAACCACCCTCAGTAACAGTGGACATCATTTTACGAGTGTCTGAGGAATCGGCAGCAAAAAAG gtgacttcagatCTTAAGCCTCCCAAACCAGGGGAAAAGAGTGAACCAGTGGtcatgacagtgatggtgaaagTCATCCAAGATTTATCCGCTGTAAGACTGAAGCTTCCTAGTGACCTAAAGCCCATGGATCAACGCATCATGGTCGTGAAGATGGTGGAT GAGGCATTGAGACGTGTCCCGGAGAACCAGTTCCTGCTTGACCCAGTGAAGAACATGAAAATTAAGGATGAGGCCTTCCTAGATGTCATGTCCAAGCTGGAAAAGTTCAAAGCCAGATTGAATTCCCACAAACTGCACAGTGATCCTGCGCGAGATGGATTATGCGAGGCGTTTGCGAAAAAGATGGAG GTCAGGAAGACACTCGAGAATGCTGAGACTGACTTGAAGAAAGCAAAGAGTGTATTACAAATGGATGAACTGAAGTGCCGCAAGCGTGTCTTGCGACGTCTTGGTTATGCCACCTCCCAGGATGTCATTGAGAGGAAAGGCAGGGTGGCTTGTGAATTGTCCTCTGCCGATGAACTCCTCATTACTGAAATGCTCTTCCATGGTCTATTCAATGATCTAtcag CTGCTCAGACCTGTGCATTACTAAGTACATTTGTGTGTGATGAGAAGAGTTCACAGCTTCCGAAGTTGGGTGAAGAATTGTCAGGACCACTAAGACAGATGCAAGACATTGCTCGTCGCATTGCCAGAGTCAGCCACGAATGTAAATTAGAg ATTGATGAGGAAAATTATGTAGAGCAGTTCAGACCATTTTTGATGGACATTGTATATGACTGGTGCAATGGTGCATCATTCATGGAACTGTGCAAAAAGACAGAAATCTTTGAAG GAAGCATAATTCGAGCCATGCGTCGTCTTGAGGAGCTGCTCAGACAGATGATCCAGGCCTCTAAAGCCATTGGAATTGACCTTGAAAATAAATTCTCTGAGGGAGTAAAACTTTTGAAGAGAGACATTGTGTTTGCTGCAAGTCTTTACTTGTAA